A single window of Modestobacter italicus DNA harbors:
- a CDS encoding glycoside hydrolase family 1 protein, with translation MTTFPDGFLWGTATAAHQVEGGNVNNDHWEMEHAPHSPFVESSGDACDSWHRWEEDLDLVAGAGLDTYRFSLEWSRIEPEESEVSRAALDHYRRIVDGCRDRGLTPIATLVHFTMPRWLMHDGGWTGPKTGDRIARFTELALPAVRDAAYVATLNEPNLMAVQPVIGGMARRGEEIKGLPVPDQAVSEALIGLHGRSMEVLRGAGSPPAGMTIVGLEYIDEGGGAEHLESARTAMMDQFLHAAAGDDFIGLQIYTAQRFGADGLIAPPADQQTLAHGMERRPEALGAAVRHAASVLPDTPLLVTENGIATADDSDRIRFTTDALRGLAAAIADGADVRGYVHWSLLDNFEWMLGFAPTFGLVAVDRGTFVRTPKPSLAWLGEIAKRNGLE, from the coding sequence ATGACCACCTTCCCCGACGGTTTCCTCTGGGGCACGGCCACCGCCGCGCACCAGGTCGAGGGCGGCAACGTCAACAACGACCACTGGGAGATGGAGCACGCCCCGCACTCCCCGTTCGTCGAGTCCAGCGGCGACGCCTGCGACTCCTGGCACCGCTGGGAGGAGGACCTCGACCTGGTGGCCGGGGCCGGGCTGGACACCTACCGGTTCAGCCTGGAGTGGAGCCGGATCGAGCCCGAGGAGAGCGAGGTCTCCCGCGCAGCACTGGACCACTACCGGCGCATCGTCGACGGCTGCCGGGACCGCGGGCTCACCCCGATCGCCACCCTGGTGCACTTCACGATGCCGCGCTGGCTGATGCACGACGGCGGCTGGACGGGCCCGAAGACCGGCGACCGGATCGCCCGGTTCACCGAGCTGGCGCTGCCCGCCGTCCGCGACGCGGCGTACGTCGCCACGCTCAACGAGCCGAACCTGATGGCCGTCCAGCCGGTCATCGGCGGGATGGCCCGCCGCGGCGAGGAGATCAAGGGTCTGCCGGTGCCCGACCAGGCGGTCTCGGAGGCGCTGATCGGCCTGCACGGCCGCAGCATGGAGGTGCTCCGCGGCGCCGGGTCACCCCCGGCCGGGATGACGATCGTCGGGCTGGAGTACATCGACGAGGGCGGCGGCGCGGAGCACCTGGAGTCCGCGCGCACCGCGATGATGGACCAGTTCCTGCACGCCGCGGCGGGCGACGACTTCATCGGGCTGCAGATCTACACCGCGCAGCGGTTCGGTGCCGACGGGCTCATCGCCCCGCCGGCGGACCAGCAGACGCTGGCGCACGGCATGGAGCGCCGTCCCGAGGCGCTGGGCGCGGCTGTCCGGCACGCCGCCTCGGTGCTGCCGGACACCCCGTTGCTGGTCACCGAGAACGGGATCGCCACCGCCGACGACTCCGACCGCATCCGGTTCACCACCGACGCGCTGCGGGGGCTGGCCGCGGCGATCGCCGACGGCGCGGACGTGCGCGGCTACGTGCACTGGAGCCTGCTGGACAACTTCGAGTGGATGCTCGGCTTCGCCCCCACCTTCGGGCTGGTTGCGGTGGACCGCGGGACGTTCGTCCGGACGCCGAAGCCGAGCCTGGCCTGGCTGGGCGAGATCGCGAAGCGCAACGGGCTGGAGTGA
- a CDS encoding ABC transporter permease yields MLAYVAKRLALAVGTVLAAVLITFLLVHAGNGTPGAVKAGPGATAAEIAAQNEALGWTRPLYVQFFDYLGQLFRLDLGTSLIDGRSIGADLADRLPVTASIALFATLLSAVVGVLLGVTAAVRGGRLGKLITTGAGVALSLPAFWVGVIVVYLLAIQLQLLPATGYVPFSTDPTAWATSLVLPVLTLAVGGAAIIARTAAAGMREALGQEHIRTLRAMGTPEWRIRYVHALRFSSVPVVSVLGIQFIALFGGSVIIENLFALPGLGQAGQQSAASHDFPALIGVVIIATVVVVVVNLLLDLVVAALDPKVRTA; encoded by the coding sequence ATGCTCGCCTACGTCGCGAAGCGGCTGGCCCTGGCGGTCGGCACCGTGCTCGCCGCCGTGCTCATCACCTTCCTGCTGGTCCACGCGGGGAACGGCACCCCCGGTGCGGTCAAGGCGGGGCCAGGTGCCACCGCCGCCGAGATCGCGGCGCAGAACGAGGCGCTGGGCTGGACCCGGCCGCTCTACGTGCAGTTCTTCGACTACCTGGGCCAGCTGTTCCGGCTCGACCTGGGGACGTCGCTGATCGACGGCCGCTCGATCGGGGCCGACCTCGCCGACCGCCTCCCGGTCACCGCGTCGATCGCGCTGTTCGCCACGCTGCTGTCCGCCGTGGTCGGCGTCCTGCTCGGCGTCACCGCCGCGGTCCGCGGCGGCCGGCTGGGCAAGCTGATCACCACCGGGGCCGGCGTCGCGCTCTCGCTGCCGGCGTTCTGGGTGGGCGTCATCGTCGTCTACCTGCTGGCCATCCAGCTCCAGCTGCTGCCGGCCACCGGGTACGTGCCGTTCTCCACCGACCCGACCGCCTGGGCCACCAGCCTGGTCCTGCCGGTGCTCACCCTGGCCGTCGGCGGGGCGGCGATCATCGCCCGCACCGCGGCGGCCGGGATGCGCGAGGCGCTCGGGCAGGAGCACATCCGCACGCTGCGGGCCATGGGGACGCCGGAGTGGCGGATCCGCTACGTGCACGCCCTGCGCTTCAGCAGCGTGCCGGTGGTCTCGGTGCTCGGCATCCAGTTCATCGCGCTCTTCGGCGGCTCGGTGATCATCGAGAACCTGTTCGCCCTGCCCGGCCTCGGCCAGGCCGGCCAGCAGTCCGCCGCCTCCCACGACTTCCCGGCGCTGATCGGGGTCGTGATCATCGCGACCGTCGTGGTCGTCGTCGTCAACCTGCTGCTCGACCTGGTGGTCGCGGCGCTGGACCCGAAGGTGCGTACCGCATGA
- a CDS encoding ABC transporter substrate-binding protein has protein sequence MKPFRTRQPLVVRRPSMMRTGVAVLAAGALTSLAACGGSSGGASASESDTVTIALDADAAPNGYDPLLYAQGQFEFFSGLYDALFVTAPDGTVTPSLVSDFTNNADNTQTTLTLVDGVTFTDGKPLDSAIVKANLDRRSDPDLEAYGSLAPGQASEITDVAAPDPKTVVITWAKPQAAPENNLVDTAGVIVGPDGVADPTSLETTPDGSGPYTLDTDETTRASSYTFEKSDDARNADDWAYDTITFKVIVDPQARANAVVSGQADVAGILDPGTIDLVESRQKTVSQGGTIVGFYFLDKTGATNPAFGNEKARQAIGYAIDREKLVSDLHEGSRATAQFFPEDAAGFDPALDEEYGYDPAKAKALLAEAGLPDGFEFGVTVLGQPTEDQVAVQAQLAEVGITMDFVTATSTDQLFAAVQTDPVLFNPFAPGAQPAGFVAGVLYGGFLNTQGAKEPEIEAALGGALGATGDAQEQALTDLNTALTANAWVAPAYEDFTYFGYNADEVAAPSFAGTNNYFVLSSIKPAS, from the coding sequence ATGAAGCCGTTCAGGACTCGCCAGCCCCTCGTGGTGCGCCGCCCGTCGATGATGCGGACCGGTGTGGCCGTCCTCGCCGCCGGTGCGCTCACCTCCCTCGCCGCCTGCGGTGGGAGCAGCGGCGGCGCCAGCGCCAGCGAGAGCGACACCGTGACCATCGCCCTCGACGCGGACGCGGCGCCCAACGGCTACGACCCGCTGCTGTACGCGCAGGGGCAGTTCGAGTTCTTCAGCGGTCTGTACGACGCGCTGTTCGTGACCGCTCCCGACGGCACCGTGACGCCGAGCCTGGTCAGCGACTTCACCAACAACGCCGACAACACCCAGACCACGCTGACCCTCGTCGACGGCGTCACGTTCACCGACGGGAAGCCGCTGGACTCCGCGATCGTCAAGGCCAACCTGGACCGCCGCAGCGACCCGGACCTGGAGGCCTACGGCTCGCTCGCGCCCGGCCAGGCGTCGGAGATCACCGACGTCGCGGCGCCCGACCCGAAGACCGTCGTCATCACCTGGGCCAAGCCGCAGGCGGCACCGGAGAACAACCTGGTCGACACCGCCGGCGTCATCGTCGGCCCCGACGGCGTCGCCGACCCCACCTCGCTGGAGACCACGCCGGACGGCTCGGGCCCGTACACGCTGGACACCGACGAGACGACGCGGGCGAGCTCGTACACCTTCGAGAAGAGCGACGACGCCCGCAACGCCGACGACTGGGCCTACGACACGATCACCTTCAAGGTGATCGTCGACCCGCAGGCCCGGGCCAACGCGGTCGTCTCCGGTCAGGCCGACGTCGCCGGCATCCTCGACCCGGGCACGATCGACCTGGTCGAGTCGCGGCAGAAGACGGTGAGCCAGGGCGGCACCATCGTGGGCTTCTACTTCCTCGACAAGACCGGGGCGACGAACCCGGCCTTCGGCAACGAGAAGGCCCGGCAGGCCATCGGCTACGCGATCGACCGCGAGAAGCTGGTGAGCGACCTGCACGAGGGTTCCCGGGCCACGGCCCAGTTCTTCCCCGAGGACGCCGCCGGATTCGACCCGGCCCTCGACGAGGAGTACGGCTACGACCCGGCGAAGGCCAAGGCGCTGCTGGCCGAGGCGGGCCTCCCGGACGGCTTCGAGTTCGGCGTCACGGTGCTCGGCCAGCCGACCGAGGACCAGGTCGCCGTCCAGGCCCAGCTGGCCGAGGTCGGGATCACGATGGACTTCGTCACCGCCACCTCCACCGACCAGCTGTTCGCCGCGGTGCAGACCGACCCGGTCCTGTTCAACCCGTTCGCCCCGGGCGCGCAGCCGGCCGGCTTCGTGGCCGGTGTCCTCTACGGCGGCTTCCTGAACACGCAGGGTGCCAAGGAGCCGGAGATCGAGGCTGCGCTCGGTGGGGCGCTCGGTGCCACCGGTGACGCCCAGGAGCAGGCGCTGACCGACCTGAACACCGCGCTCACCGCGAACGCCTGGGTCGCCCCGGCCTACGAGGACTTCACCTACTTCGGCTACAACGCCGACGAGGTGGCCGCGCCCTCGTTCGCCGGCACGAACAACTACTTCGTGCTCTCGTCGATCAAGCCCGCCAGCTGA
- a CDS encoding zinc-dependent alcohol dehydrogenase — translation MSGTMRAVVLTGPGECSVREVPVPEATPGEVVVEVERAGVCGTDVELFTGELSYLQTGHSSYPLRPGHEWSGRVREVGAGVDPAWLGRRVTGDTMLGDRTCRRCRRGRQHVCEDRQEVGIRGGRAGALAERLAVPAWSVKELPDTVDPVLGALVEPGGNAWRAAHAAEVGAGDRALVIGPGTIGLLTAMFLRAAGVEVHLLGVTDASLDFARGLGFDAARTRPALPLDAVVDASTAPGSPALAVDLVEPGGRVVCIGIAGTPSTVDTRTLLLKDVTAVGVLSGSPGLDATIAAYAGGAVDPRPLVAATVGLEQVGAVLAGERPAGRGPKVHVDPRA, via the coding sequence ATGTCCGGGACCATGCGAGCCGTCGTCCTCACCGGTCCGGGGGAGTGCTCCGTGCGCGAGGTGCCCGTCCCGGAGGCGACGCCCGGCGAGGTCGTCGTCGAGGTGGAGCGCGCCGGGGTCTGCGGCACCGACGTCGAGCTGTTCACCGGGGAGCTGTCCTACCTGCAGACCGGCCACTCCTCGTACCCGCTGCGGCCCGGGCACGAGTGGTCCGGCCGGGTCCGCGAGGTCGGCGCCGGCGTCGACCCGGCCTGGCTGGGCCGTCGGGTCACGGGCGACACGATGCTGGGCGACCGCACCTGCCGGCGCTGCCGCCGGGGGCGGCAGCACGTGTGCGAGGACCGGCAGGAGGTGGGCATCCGCGGCGGCCGGGCCGGTGCGCTCGCCGAACGGCTCGCCGTGCCCGCCTGGTCGGTGAAGGAGCTCCCGGACACCGTCGACCCGGTCCTCGGCGCGCTGGTCGAGCCGGGCGGCAACGCCTGGCGGGCGGCGCACGCCGCGGAGGTCGGGGCCGGTGACCGGGCCCTGGTCATCGGCCCCGGGACGATCGGCCTGCTGACGGCGATGTTCCTGCGCGCGGCCGGGGTCGAGGTCCACCTGCTGGGCGTCACCGACGCCTCCCTGGACTTCGCCCGCGGGCTCGGCTTCGACGCCGCCCGGACCCGGCCGGCGCTGCCCCTCGACGCCGTCGTCGACGCCTCGACCGCGCCCGGCTCACCGGCGCTGGCGGTGGACCTCGTAGAGCCGGGCGGGCGGGTGGTCTGCATCGGCATCGCCGGCACGCCGAGCACCGTCGACACCCGGACCCTGCTGCTCAAGGACGTCACCGCCGTCGGCGTCCTGTCCGGGTCCCCGGGCCTGGACGCCACGATCGCCGCCTACGCCGGCGGCGCGGTGGACCCGCGGCCGCTCGTGGCGGCGACCGTGGGCCTCGAGCAGGTGGGTGCCGTGCTCGCCGGGGAGCGGCCCGCGGGCCGTGGCCCGAAGGTCCACGTCGACCCGCGGGCCTGA
- a CDS encoding transposase — protein MPVTTLALTAELPELGGSLSWSQLEAWAVAMREELPAAALAAALEELQDRLIDRVCGRKWLPVRELPAPFGCPGCGVMSDFERKGKRTRLRKFSTAAGVVEIRLANVGCRSCRRVFAPLLLLLDLSGKRRTDRLMVELAELATQMSFARAGAVAASFGLPGSAGRAHAAVADLAPLLDGVGRPDVPGAPAGAQVVIFDGTGMRAGRRRLGVNGNIALGVTGRGGPRRRRRATTTLLGLTVGQPWSAMADQLRDLRPPAMVVVDGELAITTLAQTLWPDVPIQRCWWHLPRALRWALYADKAPAAWANTRRTELTDLLHRVARERLTHAQALAAYDAFTASVTAEGHHAAGELLAGARDQVFTCLRPELRARLAHLGGPELGSGVLERVMRELNARTDIGGSRWSIEGLRDLLTVKLAQMTDHPAWTTLTQSLRPPNAIAFNIKTLNFNAA, from the coding sequence ATGCCGGTCACTACTCTCGCCCTGACCGCGGAGCTGCCTGAGCTCGGTGGGTCGCTGAGCTGGTCGCAGCTGGAGGCATGGGCGGTGGCGATGCGCGAGGAACTGCCGGCGGCAGCCCTGGCTGCGGCGTTGGAGGAGCTGCAGGACAGGCTCATCGATCGGGTGTGTGGCCGGAAGTGGCTGCCGGTGCGGGAGCTGCCGGCGCCGTTCGGCTGCCCGGGGTGTGGGGTGATGAGCGACTTCGAGCGCAAGGGCAAGCGCACCCGGCTGCGGAAGTTCAGCACCGCCGCGGGGGTGGTGGAGATCCGGCTGGCCAACGTCGGCTGCCGGTCCTGCCGGCGGGTGTTCGCCCCACTGCTCCTGCTGCTGGATCTGTCGGGCAAGAGGCGCACCGACCGGCTGATGGTGGAACTGGCCGAGCTGGCCACGCAGATGTCCTTCGCCCGGGCCGGTGCGGTCGCCGCCTCCTTCGGGCTGCCGGGCTCGGCCGGGCGGGCGCATGCCGCGGTGGCCGATCTGGCGCCGCTGCTCGATGGCGTCGGGCGCCCGGACGTGCCCGGAGCGCCCGCCGGTGCCCAGGTGGTCATCTTCGATGGCACCGGGATGCGTGCGGGGCGGCGCCGGTTGGGCGTCAACGGCAACATCGCCCTGGGCGTGACCGGGAGGGGCGGGCCGCGCCGGCGGCGGCGGGCCACCACGACCCTGCTCGGGCTGACCGTGGGCCAACCGTGGTCGGCGATGGCCGACCAGCTCCGCGACCTGCGCCCGCCGGCGATGGTCGTCGTCGACGGTGAACTGGCGATCACCACGCTGGCCCAGACGCTGTGGCCCGACGTGCCGATCCAGCGCTGCTGGTGGCACCTGCCCCGCGCACTGCGCTGGGCCCTCTACGCCGACAAGGCACCAGCAGCCTGGGCCAACACCAGGCGCACCGAGCTGACCGACCTTCTGCACCGGGTCGCCCGTGAACGCCTCACCCACGCCCAGGCGCTGGCCGCCTACGACGCCTTCACCGCGAGTGTCACCGCCGAGGGCCACCACGCCGCCGGTGAGCTGCTCGCCGGCGCCCGCGACCAGGTCTTCACCTGCCTGCGCCCCGAACTCCGCGCCCGCCTGGCCCACCTCGGCGGACCCGAACTCGGCTCCGGTGTCCTCGAGCGGGTCATGCGCGAACTCAACGCCCGCACCGACATCGGCGGCAGCCGCTGGTCCATCGAAGGCCTACGCGACCTGCTGACCGTGAAGCTGGCCCAGATGACCGACCACCCGGCGTGGACCACACTGACCCAGTCCCTACGCCCACCCAACGCCATCGCCTTCAACATCAAGACGCTGAACTTCAACGCTGCTTGA
- a CDS encoding dihydroxy-acid dehydratase, translating into MRDRMSAVALRSTQWYSGDVRNAYIHRAWMRRGAPDDAFDRPQIAIANTASDLVPCNRHLTEVAAAVRDGVHAAGGTPLELPVMGLGETQVRPTAMLWRNLAAMQMEEAFRANPVDGLVLLGGCDKTIPSLLMAAASVDLPAVVVPGGPMLTGTFRGVPLGCGTDVFRLSEEVRAGTLSAEDFTRSESAMIRSRGHCNTMGTASTMALVAEALGTVVPGLAGTPAADSRLLEAAHGTGRLVVEMVAADRRPSTFLTRASFANAIVALAAIGGSTNAVVHLLAIAGRLGIDLTLDDFDRIGSGVPVLVDLLPAGRFLMEDLHRAGGLLAVLGEVRDLLDPSALTVTGRPLVDHLDDAPVWDPEVIRPRRAPLVDHGGIAVLRGNLAPGGAVVKPAAASPHLMRHRGRAVVFDSIEDFHARIDDPDLDVDADSVLVLRGCGPRGYPGMPEVANMPLPRKLLEQGVRDMVRVCDGRMSGTAYGTVVLHVAPEAAAGGPLALVRTGDVISLDVAARRIDVEVDDAELAARTPSEATTAAFARPARGWERLYVDHVLQADTGADLDFLRGSSGSQVSRESH; encoded by the coding sequence ATGAGGGACAGGATGTCGGCCGTGGCCCTCCGCAGCACGCAGTGGTACTCCGGCGACGTCCGCAACGCCTACATCCACCGGGCGTGGATGCGCCGCGGCGCACCGGACGACGCGTTCGACCGGCCGCAGATCGCCATCGCGAACACCGCCTCGGACCTCGTGCCGTGCAACCGGCACCTGACCGAGGTGGCCGCCGCGGTGCGCGACGGCGTCCACGCCGCCGGCGGTACGCCGCTGGAGCTGCCGGTGATGGGCCTCGGTGAGACGCAGGTCCGGCCGACGGCGATGCTGTGGCGCAACCTCGCCGCGATGCAGATGGAGGAGGCGTTCCGCGCCAACCCGGTCGACGGGCTGGTGCTGCTCGGCGGCTGCGACAAGACGATCCCCTCGCTGCTCATGGCCGCCGCGTCGGTCGACCTCCCCGCTGTCGTCGTCCCCGGCGGCCCGATGCTGACCGGCACCTTCCGCGGGGTGCCCCTGGGCTGCGGCACCGACGTGTTCCGGCTGTCGGAGGAGGTGCGGGCCGGCACGCTCTCGGCGGAGGACTTCACCCGCTCGGAGTCGGCGATGATCCGCAGCCGCGGCCACTGCAACACGATGGGCACCGCCTCGACGATGGCGCTGGTGGCCGAGGCCCTGGGCACCGTCGTCCCGGGGCTGGCCGGCACCCCGGCCGCCGACAGCCGGTTGCTGGAGGCCGCGCACGGCACCGGCCGGCTCGTCGTCGAGATGGTGGCCGCCGACCGCCGCCCGTCGACCTTCCTGACCCGGGCCTCGTTCGCCAACGCGATCGTGGCGCTGGCCGCGATCGGCGGCTCCACCAACGCCGTCGTCCACCTGCTGGCGATCGCCGGGCGGCTGGGCATCGACCTCACCCTCGACGACTTCGACCGGATCGGGTCCGGGGTGCCGGTGCTGGTGGACCTGCTGCCGGCCGGCCGGTTCCTCATGGAGGACCTGCACCGCGCGGGCGGTCTGCTCGCGGTGCTCGGCGAGGTGCGCGACCTGCTCGACCCCTCGGCGCTGACCGTCACCGGCCGGCCGCTCGTCGACCACCTGGACGACGCCCCGGTCTGGGACCCCGAGGTCATCCGGCCGCGCCGGGCGCCGCTGGTCGACCACGGCGGCATCGCCGTCCTCCGGGGCAACCTCGCCCCGGGCGGCGCGGTGGTGAAGCCGGCCGCCGCGTCACCGCACCTGATGCGGCACCGCGGCCGGGCGGTCGTCTTCGACTCGATCGAGGACTTCCACGCCCGCATCGACGACCCGGACCTCGACGTCGACGCCGACTCGGTGCTGGTGCTGCGCGGCTGCGGGCCCAGGGGCTACCCGGGCATGCCCGAAGTGGCCAACATGCCGCTGCCGCGGAAGCTGCTCGAGCAGGGGGTGCGGGACATGGTGCGCGTCTGCGACGGCCGGATGTCCGGCACCGCCTACGGCACCGTCGTCCTGCACGTGGCCCCGGAGGCCGCGGCCGGCGGCCCGCTCGCCCTGGTCCGGACCGGGGACGTGATCAGCCTGGACGTCGCGGCGCGCCGGATCGACGTCGAGGTGGACGACGCCGAGCTGGCCGCCCGCACCCCGAGCGAGGCCACGACCGCCGCCTTCGCCCGGCCCGCGCGGGGCTGGGAGCGGCTCTACGTCGACCACGTGCTGCAGGCCGACACCGGCGCCGACCTGGACTTCCTCCGCGGCTCCAGCGGGTCGCAGGTCAGCCGCGAATCACACTGA
- a CDS encoding alpha/beta hydrolase, with protein sequence MPIHPAIASNFHLLEGLTSFEAAMADPDQRARLDEFMSITGAPLPPQVRTRDETVDGPHGPVPVRVYLPDGDDADRPGLVWLHGGAFLGGDLDMPEADWTARQMADRAGAVVVSVDYRLCHGGVHHPVPHDDVVAAFRWTRDNADALGIDPARLSIGGASAGGNLAIGVALKLRDADGRPPAALLPIYPVAHAVLPPASASLAAKMAEVPALLRFLPKDTDFFNTNYLGGPLSSADGYAFGALAVLDGLCPTLVINAEYDDLRSSGEAFVAQLALAGVDVRQVTAVGMLHGFLNTRPDIGPVDSALTLMADVVATARIPETLEVPA encoded by the coding sequence GTGCCGATCCACCCTGCCATCGCGTCGAACTTCCACCTGCTCGAGGGCCTGACCTCCTTCGAGGCGGCGATGGCCGACCCGGACCAGCGCGCCCGGCTGGACGAGTTCATGTCGATCACCGGCGCCCCGCTACCGCCGCAGGTGCGGACCCGGGACGAGACGGTCGACGGCCCGCACGGCCCGGTCCCGGTGCGCGTCTACCTGCCCGACGGCGACGACGCCGACCGGCCGGGCCTGGTGTGGCTGCACGGCGGCGCGTTCCTCGGCGGCGACCTGGATATGCCCGAGGCCGACTGGACCGCCCGGCAGATGGCCGACCGCGCCGGGGCCGTGGTGGTGAGCGTCGACTACCGGCTCTGCCACGGCGGTGTGCACCACCCGGTGCCGCACGACGACGTCGTGGCCGCGTTCCGCTGGACCCGGGACAACGCCGACGCGCTCGGCATCGACCCGGCCCGGCTCTCGATCGGCGGCGCCAGCGCCGGCGGCAACCTCGCCATCGGCGTGGCACTCAAGCTGCGCGACGCCGACGGGCGGCCGCCGGCGGCGCTGCTGCCCATCTACCCGGTGGCGCACGCGGTGCTGCCCCCCGCGTCGGCCTCGCTGGCCGCCAAGATGGCCGAGGTCCCGGCGCTGCTGCGGTTCCTGCCGAAGGACACCGACTTCTTCAACACCAACTACCTGGGCGGGCCGCTGTCGTCGGCCGACGGCTACGCGTTCGGCGCGCTCGCCGTCCTCGACGGTCTCTGCCCGACGCTGGTGATCAACGCCGAGTACGACGACCTGCGCAGCTCCGGGGAGGCGTTCGTCGCGCAGCTCGCGCTTGCCGGCGTCGACGTCCGCCAGGTCACCGCGGTCGGCATGCTGCACGGCTTCCTCAACACCCGCCCGGACATCGGGCCGGTCGACTCTGCCCTGACCCTCATGGCCGACGTCGTCGCGACCGCGCGCATCCCCGAGACCCTGGAGGTCCCCGCATGA
- a CDS encoding IclR family transcriptional regulator, whose product MTEDEPAVRVRGRRPPQGEPVVDRALALLGAFDAGHPYLSLSELSRRSGIPASSALRLAGRLLEWGALERGADARFSIGLRLWEVASLTPRGHGLRQVALPFMGDLEEVTRQHVLLAVREGEEALLVERLSSHGAVAALYRPGGRMPLHSTGVGLVLLAFADSAFQEQVLAQPLIHQPEKVPVSPAALRRTLAEIRREGLATFRRGAPGPIVSVAAPVHDAQGAVVAALSVVVPAENAEPRLLGPAVRTAARGISRGLGARRAPGSV is encoded by the coding sequence GTGACCGAGGACGAGCCCGCTGTCCGGGTGCGCGGCCGCCGCCCGCCGCAGGGAGAGCCGGTGGTCGACCGGGCGCTCGCGCTGCTCGGCGCCTTCGACGCCGGCCACCCGTACCTGAGCCTCAGCGAGCTGAGCCGGCGCAGCGGCATCCCGGCCAGCTCCGCGCTGCGCCTCGCCGGGCGGCTGCTGGAGTGGGGCGCCCTGGAGCGCGGCGCCGACGCCCGGTTCTCCATCGGGCTGCGGCTGTGGGAGGTCGCCTCGCTGACCCCGCGCGGGCACGGCCTGCGCCAGGTGGCGCTGCCGTTCATGGGCGACCTGGAGGAGGTCACCCGCCAGCACGTGCTGCTCGCCGTCCGCGAGGGCGAGGAGGCGCTGCTGGTGGAGCGGCTGTCCTCGCACGGCGCCGTCGCCGCGCTGTACCGGCCCGGCGGCCGGATGCCGCTGCACTCCACCGGGGTCGGGCTGGTGCTGCTGGCCTTCGCCGACTCCGCGTTCCAGGAGCAGGTGCTCGCCCAGCCGCTGATCCACCAGCCGGAGAAGGTCCCGGTCTCCCCCGCCGCGCTGCGCCGCACGCTGGCCGAGATCCGCCGGGAGGGCCTGGCCACCTTCCGCCGCGGCGCCCCCGGGCCGATCGTCTCGGTGGCCGCGCCGGTGCACGACGCGCAGGGCGCGGTGGTCGCGGCGCTGTCTGTCGTCGTCCCGGCGGAGAACGCCGAGCCCCGGCTGCTCGGCCCGGCGGTGCGCACGGCCGCCCGGGGCATCTCCCGCGGGCTGGGTGCCCGCCGGGCGCCGGGGTCGGTGTAG